DNA from Desulfuromonas sp. AOP6:
ATCAATTTGCATCGGCAGCTGCAATGGCAGTTGCAAACAATCCTGCCACAACATATAACCCTCTATTTATATATGGTGGTGTGGGCCTCGGTAAAACCCATCTTATAAATGCAATAGGAAATAAAATCATATCTGAAAATTCTTCTATGAAAGTGTGTTACTACACTTCTGAAAAATTTATGAATGAATTAATAAATTCTCTCAGATACGCTAAGATGGATGAATTCAGAAATAAATTCAGAAGTATGGATGTTCTTTTAATAGATGATGTTCAATTTATAGCTGGTAAAGAAAGAACACAAGAAGAATTTTTTCACACTTTTAACTCTTTATATGAATCTCACAAACAAATAGTTGTCACATCAGATAAATTTCCAAAAGAAATACCAGGTTTAGAAGAACGATTAAGATCAAGATTCGAATGGGGTTTAATTGCTGACATACAAGCTCCTGATATCGAAACAAAACAAGCGATTTTAAAAATGAAGGCAGAACAAAATAAAATACATCTTCCAGAAGATGTTGCCTTATTCTTATCTAATTCAATAAGTAGCAATGTCAGAGAATTAGAGGGATATTTAGTAAGATTAGGTGCTTACGCAAGTTTAACAGCAACACCAGTAACGCTTACTATGGCCAAGGAAGTTTTAAAAGATATACTTGTTGAGAAAAATAAAGAAATAACAGTTGAAGAAATACAAAAAATAGTAGGAGCATATTTTAATTTAAAAATTATTGATTTGAAATCATCAAAAAGACTAAAAAATCTTGTTCTGCCTAGACAAATAGCAATGTATTTATCAAGACAACTAACGTCATGCTCTTTTCCTGATATAGGAGAAAAATTTGGGGGAAAAGATCATTCAACTATAATACACGCAATTAAAAAGATAGAAAAAGCAATGAATGAAGATATTGAATTAAGATTAACAATATCAAATATAAGAAACAGTATAACCAGTTAGATTGATGTTGTTTAAAACAAATGTATAAATTGTTTACAACTCTCTTCTTATAAACAAAAAATGTCATTAAAAATACTTACTAACAAAAAGAGAATTTTTTCAAAATTTTACCAACAGGTTTTTAAATTTTCTAAGCATCTAAAATTTAATGATTTTTTATAGATATCAACAAACTAACAGCACCTATTACTACTACTATAATATCTTTTTAAAACCATAATAATAATAGAGTAAAACTCCTGGAGGGGAAAATGTATTTTATAATCTCAAAAGATCATTTTCTTAAAGGTTTAGGAAAAGTTCAGGGAATTGTAGAAAAAAGAAACACTATTCCTATATTATCAAACGTGTTAATCGAAGCAAAAGACAATGAAGTGATTTTTACTGCGACTGATTTAGAGGTGGGCATGCAGACATCTTATGAATCAGACGTAAAACAAAATGGAAAAATAACGGTTTCGGCAAAAAAAATATATGAAATTGTAAAAGAGTTGCCAGATAAAGATATCTCTTTCAAAGCAAAAGATAATTCATGGATAGAAATAAAGTGTAACAAATCTATTTTTAATATAGTCGGATTATCATCCGATGAATTTCCTTTTTTTCCAGCAATTCAAAATATTTCCTATTTCGATGTAAATTCAGAAATAATAAAAGAAATGTTGGATAAAACCTCTTTTTCTATTTCAAATGACGAAACGAAATATAATCTCAACGGTATTTTTGTAAAAACCATAAATTACAAAAACGAAAATAAACTAAGATTTGTTTCTACTGATGGCCACAGATTATCTTTAATTCAAAAGAATACTGAGGTAAGTGATATTTCTGAATTAAAAAAAGGAATTATAATACCTAAAAAAGGGATAACAGAATTAAGAAAAATAGTCGATGAAAGTTTTAATTCAATAAAAATAGGATTTATCGATAATAATCTTGTTGTAATACAGGGAAAAACAACGGTTTTAATGAGGTTAGTAGATGGAGAATTTCCCGATTATGATCGCGTTATTCCAAAAGAAAACAACATAGATATAGAAATAAATGTGAACGAATTTTTTCATGCACTTAAAAGAATTTCTATTTTGGCAAGTGAAAAATCGAAAGGGGTCAAATTTTTATTCAAGGAAAATATATTAGAAATATCATCTTCTAATCCAGACTATGGCGATGCTAAAGAAGATCTAACTATAAATTATAATGGTCCTGAATTATCAATTGGATTCAACGCAAAGTATCTCATAGATATAATGAGTAGTTTTACAGATAAAAATATTAAAATTTCAATCAAGGATAATTTATCACCAGGACTTCTCACCCCGGTTGATAGTTCAGATTATATAGCTGTAGTTATGCCAATGCGAATTTAATCCTAAAATATGATTTTAAAAAACCTAAATATCAAAAACTTCAGAAATTTACATACTCTAAAATTGGATTTTTCTGAAAAATTTAATTTTATTTATGGTAAGAACGGTCAAGGTAAAACGAATATAATTGAGGCTATTTATTTACTGGCTAATCTCAAAAGTTTTAGAGTTTCAAAAAATTCGGAACTCATTACATTTCACAAAAATAAAGCATCTATTAACTCAACTGTGAATTTTAGTAATTATAATAATATATATAATCTTATAATAGAAAATGAATCTAAAAAGATTTTTATAAATGATAAAAAACCAACCAATTTAAATGATTATTATGGTGATTTAAAAGTAATAGTATTTAATCCGGACGATATAAATATAATAAAAGGTTATCCCCAACAAAGAAGAGCTCTATTAGATAGAGCTATTTTTCTTTCTGATAAAAATTATTTAAATAAACTCATTTTTTTTAACAAGTGCTTAAAACAACGCAATTTGATATTAAAAAATGACACTAAAAATATAGATGTATATAACGAAATATTTTTAAAATCATCTTTTGATATCTATTATGAAAGAAAAAAATATATAAACAGAATTAAACCAATTTTTAATAAAATTTATAAAGAAATTACTAATAATAATGAAGATCCGAATATCATCTATAATGAAAACGATATAAAAATTTTAATGGCAAAACTAGAAGAAAATATTGAAAAAAATATTGAAAAAGAAAAAATTTATGGGATGACACTTTATGGTCCACACAGAGATGATCCTTTTTTTTTATTAAACGATTTATTAATAAAAAAATATGGATCACAGGGGCAGCAAAAATCATTTATGTTAGCTTTCAAATCCGCACAAGTATTTGATATAAAGAATGAAACTGGTTTTTGTCCAATATTGCTTTTAGATGACATGACAAGCGAACTTGATAGTGATCGTCGAAAATATTTTTATAAATTTCTTTTTAATCATGAAGGACAAGTTTTTTTAACGGGTACAGATAAAAATGTTTTCGAAGATAAAGTTTTTATGGCGAGTAAATTTTTTGAAGTGATAAATGGAAGTATTAATTAATTTAGTTGAGGTTTAAAAATGACAGAACCAAATTCTAATGTTTATGGAGCCGACAGTATAAAAGTATTGGAAGGCCTTTCAGCAGTGCGAAAACGTCCAGCTATGTATATTGGTTCGACAGGACCAATGGGATTACATCATTTAGTTTATGAGGTAGTCGATAATTCGATAGATGAAGCGCTTGCCGGATTTTGTGATGAAGTAACGATTACAATTCATGTTGATGGCTCAGTAACAGTTGAGGATAATGGTCGCGGAATTCCTGTAGAAATGCATTCAACTCAGAAAAAAACCGCAGCAGAAGTTGTTATGACCGTCCTTCATGCAGGTGGTAAATTTGACAATGATACCTATAAAGTATCCGGTGGACTTCATGGAGTTGGTGTTTCAGTTGTAAATGCTTTATCAGAAAAACTAAATCTTGAAATTCGTAGAAATAATAAAGTTTACAAACAAACTTATGAAAGAGGTGTCCCTTTAGCTCCATTATTAGAAGATGGAGAGACAAAAAAAAGAGGTACAAAAATAACATTTTGGCCCGATGGAGAAATTTTTGAAACTACAGAATTTTCTTTCGAAATACTTTCTCAAAGACTAAGGGAGTTGGCTTTTCTAAATGCTGGGGTAAAAATAAATATTAGCGACGAAAGAAACGATAAATCTCATGAATTTCATTATGAAGGTGGGATTGCCTCTTTTGTCGAATATTTAAACAGGGCTAAAACACCCCTTCATCCAAAACCTATATATTTTCATGGTCAAAAAGAGGGCGTAGATCTTGAGGTGGCTATTCAATATAACGATAGCTACGATGAAAAGCTGTTTAGCTTTGCAAATAATATTAATACCCATGAAGGTGGTACGCATCTTATAGGTTTTAAAGCCGCATTAACTCGCACCATGAACTCCTATGCCACAGCCAATAATTTATTAAAAAATATAAAGACTGCTATTTCCGGTGATGATTTACGTGAAGGTATGGCTGCTGTCATTTCTGTCAAACTCTCCAATCCACAGTTTGAAGGTCAAACCAAAACGAAACTTGGAAACTCAGAAATAAAAGGTTTCGTTGAAACTATGATGAATGACAAACTGGCTATTTTTCTGGAAGAAAATCCCCAAATTGCCAAAAGAATTTTGGAAAAAGGAATTGAGGCTGCAAGAGCACGAGAGGCCGCCAGGAAAGCCAGGGATCTCACCCGCAGAAAAGGTGCTCTCGATGGTTTGGCATTGCCAGGCAAATTGGCTGACTGTCAGGAAAAAGATCCAGCTCTCAGTGAAATTTATCTGGTGGAGGGCGACAGCGCGGGAGGAAGCGCGAAGCAGGGACGTGACCGTCGATATCAGGCTATATTGCCGTTAAAAGGGAAAATTCTGAATGTCGAGAAAGCACGTTTCGATAAAATGTTGACCTCCAATGAAATCAGAACTCTTATTACTGCCATGGGCACTGGTATTGGTAAGGATGATTTTGATATTTCAAAAATGCGATATCATCGCATAATTATTATGACAGATGCTGATGTTGATGGTTCACACATAAGAACACTTCTTTTAACTTTTTTCTTCAGGCAGATGCCTGCAATGATAGAGAGAGGCTATCTCTATATCGCTCAGCCACCTCTTTTTAAAATAAAAAGAGGCAAAAAAGAAATCTATCTTAAAGATGAGTTGTCTTTGCAGGATTACCTTCTAGATGAAGGTACTGAAGGGATGACAATTCAGATGGAAAAAAGTGGAAAAGCGATACGTGGAAAACAAATCATTCCTACCTTGAAAAATATTATAGATTACAACTCCCTTTTTGAAAAGTTGGTTACCAAGGGCGTCAATAAAGAGTTACTTAAAGTTTTTGTTCATGGAAAAGTACAGAACGGCTTTTCTGATATGGATGACCTAACGCCTTTGGCTGAAAGACTAAAAGCCTTGGAACCCCGGGCGGATTTTCAACCAATCAGTGACCCACCTCGAATTCTATTTACACTTGGCAGTATCAGGGCGAGGGTCGATCAGAACATTCTAGAGATCCTTTCCTCCCATGAATATACTCTGCTTCTGCAAGCATATCGCAAGATCGAAGATATATGTAAAGATGAAAAAGCTTTTGTTTCCTCTGAGGGAAAAGAAGAGGCTCAGATTGACAGCGTGCAGGAATTACTGACATTTTTTATGGATCGAGCTAAAAAAGGACAATATATTCAGAGATATAAGGGATTGGGAGAAATGAACCCGGAGCAACTGTGGGAAACGACCATGGATCCTGATAAGCGCGTTTTGCTACAGGTAAAGGTTGAAGATGCGGTTGAAGCTGACGAAATATTTACGGTTCTGATGGGAGACCAGGTCGAACCGAGAAGAGAATTTATTGAAAATAATGCCCTGAATGTATCGAATCTCGATATTTGATTCTTTGTTAAGGACGGCTTCCTGGAGGAACGATGTTATCTGAACATAATAAAGTGACAATCAATATAGAAGATGAAATGCGCAAGTCCTATATGGACTATGCGATGAGCGTAATCATTGGACGCGCTCTCCCTGATGTTCGTGATGGATTAAAACCAGTTCACAGGCGCGTCCTATTTGCCATGAATGATCTTGGCAATGATTATAATAAGCCTTACAAAAAATCTGCTCGAGTTGTTGGTGACGTTATTGGTAAATATCACCCCCATGGAGACTCAGCGGTCTATGATACCATCGTGCGTCTCGCTCAGGACTTCTCCATGCGTCACCCTCTTGTCGATGGTCAGGGGAATTTCGGCTCCGTTGATGGCGATTCGGCCGCGGCCATGCGTTATACCGAGATACGGATGGATCGGTTGGCCCACGAGCTGTTGGCCGACATAGACAAGGAAACCGTCGATTTTGGTCCAAACTACGATGATTCGATGGTTGAGCCGCTCGTTCTTCCAGCAAAATTTCCCAATCTGCTGGTCAATGGTTCTGAAGGAATAGCGGTTGGCATGGCCACCAAGATCCCCCCCCACAACCTTGGTGAAGTCATAGATGGACTGGTGGCGATCATTGATGATCCTCGCATGGATATGGATGATCTCATGCGAATTATTCCAGGTCCTGATTTTCCAACCGCAGGCTTTATTTTCGGTCTGGAAGGTATCAGGGAGGCTTATCGTACCGGCCGCGGTATCATTAAGATGCGGGCGCGGGCGCTGGTCGAAAAAGACAAACGGACAGGAAGAGAAGCGATCATCGTCACCGAAATTCCGTTCCAGGTCAATAAGGCCAGACTTATCGAAAAAATTGCCGAGCTGGTCAAAGATAAAAAACTGGAAGGAGTTTCAGATCTAAGGGATGAGTCCGACCGCGATGGCATGCGCATTGTCATTGAGTTGAAGAAAGACGTCATTCCTACAATCATTCTGAACCAGCTTTACAAGATGACCGCCATGCAGTCGTCCTTCGGCATCATTATGCTGGCTATTGTCGGAGGGCAACCCAAAGTTCTTTCCCTTCGGGATGTTCTGGACCATTTCCTTGATCACCGCAAGGAGGTCGTTACTCGCCGCTGCATATTTGAACTCAAGAAAGCGGAAGCGAGGGCCCATATCCTCGAAGGTTTCAAGATCGCCCTGGATAATCTTGACGAAGTGATAGAGATTATCAAAACGTCGATGAATTCGCCGGAAGCCAAGGAAAGATTGATGGCGCGATTCGCCTTTTCCGATATCCAGGCACAAGCTATTCTTGATATGCGCCTGCATCGGTTGACTGGCCTCGAAAGAGAAAAAATACTGGAAGAGTACCGCAATATTCTTGCCCTTATCGCCAGGCTCAAGGAAATTCTGGCCAGCGAGGTGGAGATTTACAAGATTATTCGGGAGGAAATTCTTGAGGTAAAAGAGAAATTCGCCAATCCAAGAAGAACCGAAATTGTCCCGATGACTGGAGATCTTTCCCTGGAAGATCTGATCGTGGAAGAAGACATGGTTGTGACAGTCACCCATTCAGGTTATATCAAAAGAAATGCTGTTTCTCTTTACCGTGCCCAGAGGCGGGGGGGCAAGGGGAAGTCTGGCATAAAGCCAAAAGACGAAGATTTTGTCGATCGACTGTTTATTGCCTCGACCCACTCGTATGTTTTGGTCTTTACCGATCAGGGCAAGGTGTACTGGCTCAAGGTCCATGAAATTCCGCAGGGCGGAAGAGCTTCTCGCGGCAAGGCGATCGTCAACCTCTTGCAGCTTTCGCAGGAAGAGCAGGTGACTTCCATTCTTCCCGTCAAGGAATTCACCGAGGGCAAATACATCATCACCGCAACGCGCCATGGCATCGTGAAGAAAACGGACCTGATGTCTTACTCCAATCCGCGTTCGGGCGGCATTATCGCCTTGACCATCGATGAAGGGGACCGTCTGGTTTCGACCCGACTGACCGATGGAACCATGGATATTCTTCTGGCCAGTCGTAACGGTAAGGCCATTCGTTTCCCCGAGTCCGGCGTCCGTTCCATGGGCCGCTCGGCCCGAGGTGTCCGTGGCATGATGCTCGAAGAAGACGATCACATCATCGGAATGGAAGTGGTGACGGACACAACAGCCTCGACTTTGGTGACCGTGACCGAAAATGGATATGGGAAGAGGACCGATCTTGACGAATACCGCATTCAGAGCCGGGGCGGAAAAGGCATCATTACCATCAAAACATCTCAGCGAAACGGCAAGGTAATAGATATCAAACTAGTTAGCGATGATGTTGACCTTATGTTCATCACGGATAGGGGTAAAGTCCTGCGGACCAGTGTTGCCGCCCTGTCGGTAATTGGACGCAACACTCAGGGAGTGCGTCTGATGGTGCTTGAGCCGGAAGAAAGGATCGTCGCTGTCGCCAAACTTGCTGAGAAGGATGAGGAAAATGGAGATACAGAGGCTGAAGAAGAAGCTTTTGAGGGAGGAGATCAGGAGGCAGAGGAGGAAATCTAGATTCCCTTTCCGCTTGATTTTAGGCGTTTTTCTCGCCTTGATCCTGCTGTTTGCCACCACCTGGTTTTATGTCGGCCTGGAGGGCAGGCAGGAACGACTTTTCAGCAAAGCCGAGCGATATTTTCAGAGCGGTGAGTATGAAAAAGCAGAGCGTTCATTCCGGCGCGTCTATAAAAAATATCCAGAAAATGAAAAGGCAGCGGAGGCGCTGTACCGATCCGCAGACATTCTTAATCTTTATCTGAAAAAGTACCATGAAGCCATTCTGGCCTTTCTGATGGTTGCTCGGGACTATGATGAGCAGGTCTGGGCACAAAAGGCACAGTTCCAGGTTGCGGATATATACAAAAATCGTCTCAGGGATTATCCTAAAGCCATTGTTGCCTACCAGAAACTTCTTGATCGCGGCGTGGCGGATGCCGACCGCATCCAGTATGAAATAGGAGATGCCTATTTTCGTCTCAACAACTATGAACAGGCCCGCATTGAGTTTGAAAGCCTTGTAAAAAGCTATGGGGAAAGTAATCTTGTCTCAGAGGTGAAATACCGGATAGCCTTGGCCTATTCCCTGGAAGGGCAATTTAAAAAGGCTGAAAAAATTTTTAAGGAGGTCATTGAGGCCTACCCCGATGACCCTTTTGCATTAGAAGCACGCTTCGGTCTGGCAACAGTTCTCGAGGAGCAGGAACGACTGCGAGAGTCGCTGACGGTACTTCAGAAGCTCAAAGGTATCTATCCCAAGGAGGATGCCCTCGCGAAAAGGATCGAGCAGGTCGAGGAGCGCATCCGCAAGAAAAAAAAGGCCATCTGAACAGGACTAAACGATGAATATTGGAGTCATTGGGGCGGGAAGTTGGGGGACAACACTGGCCAATCTCCTGGCCAAAAAAGGCTATGCCGTTTCTCTTTGGGCCTACGAAAAAGACCTGGTGGAGCGGATGGGGGAAACACGGATCAACGATCTGTACCTACCAGGTTGTACCCTCTCCTCAAATATGACGTTTTCGGCAGAGCTTGGCAAAGTCTCTGCTGGAAAAGATCTTTTATTGCTGGTGCCACCATCGCAGGTCATGCGTCGAGTTATGGAGGAGGCCGCCGAGGCCATTGATCCAGACACCTTGATGGTTTCCGCTTCCAAGGGGATCGAAAATAATACCCTGCAAATCATGTCAGAAGTGCTGGCAGAGGTGCTTCCGGGCCATATCAGGAAACTGACCGCCTATCTGTCCGGACCATCTTTCGCCAAGGAAGTCGCGGCAGAACTACCAACCGCCGTTACCGTCGCGGCAGAAAATCCAGCCATAGCCAAAAAAGTACAGGAAATTTTCAGTACAGACTATTTCAGGGTCTATACCAACAAGGATGTCGTCGGTGTGGAACTAGGAGGAGCACTGAAAAATGTCATGGCGTTGGCCGCGGGTGTATCCGATGGTCTGGGATTTGGTTACAATACCAGGGCGGCTCTTATCACGCGGGGGTTGGCTGAAATGAACCGCCTAGGCGCCGCCATGGGAGCTGACCCTGCCACCTTTGCCGGCCTGGCTGGCATGGGAGATCTCGTTCTTACCTGCACCGGGGATCTATCGAGAAACCGTTCGGTGGGTTATGCCCTGGGCCAGGGCCGTACGCTGAACGACATTTTGCAGGAAATGACGATGGTGGCTGAAGGGGTGAAAACGACTCTTTCGACCTATCAGTTGGCCAAAAAGCTTCAGGTGGAGGCCCCCATCACCGAGCAGATGTACCTGATCCTGTATGAAAACAAGAACCCCAGGCAGGCGGTCATCGACCTGATGCAGAGAGAACTCAAATCCGAGGCCGTTTAATTTGAAGGAAAGACAAATGAAAACCCTGCTTGTGGGCTTGCTTGCTCTTATTCTCGCCTCCACGACGGGCGTGGCGGCGCCGCTGGTTCTGATCGAGACAAATCGTGGTTCCATCAAGGTGGAACTTGCATCGGATAAAGCTCCAGCCACGGTGGAGAATTTTCTCGGTTACGTGGAAAGCGGCTTTTATGATGGAACGATTTTCCATCGGGTCATTCCCGGTTTTATGATTCAGGGCGGCGGTTTCGATGAAGGCCTGGAACAAAAGGCCACCAAGGCTCCGATTAAAAACGAAGCAGACAATGGTTTATTGAACCGACGCGGGACCATCGCCATGGCCAGGACCCAAGTGGTTGACAGTGCCACCAGTCAATTTTTCATCAATCTCAAGGACAACACCTTCCTCGATCATCGGAGCAAACTGCCGTCTGCCTATGGATACGCCGTTTTTGGCAAGGTGGCAGAGGGGATGGAGGTAGTGGACGCCATTGCTGCTGAAAAAACGACAGCAGCAGGGGCCAGGTTTCAGAATCTTCCAGTGAAAACCGTGAAAATTCTGTCGATTAGAAAAGTATCTGAAGACTGAGAGTTTGATCCGGCCTTGATCGTCCCGGAGGTGCTCAGGGAAAGAGGCGCAGGCAGTCAATGACCACTGTACGGATCATGACGTACAACATCCGCAAGGCCGTGGGAACCGACGGCCGCAAAGACCCCGGGAGGATAGCCGAGGTCATTGCCGAGGCGGCCCCGGATATTGTCGCCCTCCAGGATATTGACAGGGGCGAAAACGGGGACCAGTTGAAATATCTTTCTTCCCGTCTGGGGATGGAAGCCTTTGGCAACCTTCGTTGTAGCGGTAGCGCTTTTCTTTCTTATTATCCGCTAAAAGGAGTTTCTGCCTACGATCTGGGGGAGGGCGGTTGTTGTACAAAAGCCGACGCCACTCTTTCGGGAAAGAGACTCCACCTTTTTAATGTCCAGCTAACCGCCGATTCGGTCCGCCGCCGGTTCCAGGTGGCAAGCCTTTTGGGGCCGGATCTTCTCGGAAGCTGTCATCTCTGCTGTCCAACCCTCATTCTCGGCGATTTTGCAGACTTCTGGCTTGGAGCCGGAAACATGGCCTTGAATCTTGAGTTGCAAAGGGCCAAGAGACCATGGTGGGGTTCTACCTACCCCTCGCGTCTGCCCCTCTTCGGCCGGGATCGTGCTTACCTGCGTGGCGACCTGCGAGTGATCGATGCCGTGGTCTCACGCACCGGGATGGCCAGGCAGGCTTCCTCCCATCTCCCCATGACGTACACGCTGCATGTCGTGGATCCCCGGCAGTATCTCCATCTAAAAAAAATGAAGAGAAACGGCATGGAAGTCGCCCCAGGTTAGGCACAAGGCCGCGCACTGCCCACGGAAAAAAAGAAAAGGCGGGTTTGATGAGTGCATCGAGCTAGGGTTAGGTTGGAGGATTTCGCACGATGGCGAAAAAAAGGGGACAGTCGCAGGCACTGGAAACTCTGGCGATCCTTGAAGAAATATATCCCGAGGCCCACTGCGCCCTCTATTATCGAAACCCCTGGGAACTTCTGGTGGCGACCATCCTGTCGGCCCAGTGCACCGATGTCAGGGTCAACCAGGTCACCCGGACACTGTTCAGGAAATTTCCGGATATGGAGGCCTTTGCTGCGGCAGATCTGCTAGACCTGGAGGACGCTGTGCGGTCTACTGGTTTTTTCCGCAACAAAGCCAAGGGTATTCAGGGTTCAGCCAAGGTATTGCTGGAAACGCATGGGGGCGCTGTTCCACAAACACTGGCCGAGCTTGTGGTCTTGCCAGGAGTGGGAAGGAAAACAGCGAATGTGGTGCTGGGTAATGCCTTCAACATCCCTGCCATGGTCGTCGATACCCACGTGGGTCGCGTATCGCGACGCCTTGGCTGGACGACCGCTTTAACACCGGAGGCTGTTGAGCAGGATCTGTGTGCGCTATTGCCGTCAGAAAAGTGGACTATGACCAGTCATATCCTTATTTTTCACGGCAGAAGCTTCTGTAAGGCGCCTACCCCATTATGCTCGACCTGCCCCCTGCTGAGCCGTTGTCCCCGACATGGCGTAACGCGGTCACGCTGAGGCAGTTTTTTCTGCCTACAAAAAGAAGGGACTGCCTTGCCGGGCAGCCCCTTTAATATTTCCGCAATAGCAGGATACTCAGCGAAGATCCTCCAGATCAAGTTTGAAGAAGTCCTGGGCGGAAGGTTTTTTTTC
Protein-coding regions in this window:
- a CDS encoding tetratricopeptide repeat protein, whose amino-acid sequence is MILLFATTWFYVGLEGRQERLFSKAERYFQSGEYEKAERSFRRVYKKYPENEKAAEALYRSADILNLYLKKYHEAILAFLMVARDYDEQVWAQKAQFQVADIYKNRLRDYPKAIVAYQKLLDRGVADADRIQYEIGDAYFRLNNYEQARIEFESLVKSYGESNLVSEVKYRIALAYSLEGQFKKAEKIFKEVIEAYPDDPFALEARFGLATVLEEQERLRESLTVLQKLKGIYPKEDALAKRIEQVEERIRKKKKAI
- a CDS encoding peptidylprolyl isomerase yields the protein MKTLLVGLLALILASTTGVAAPLVLIETNRGSIKVELASDKAPATVENFLGYVESGFYDGTIFHRVIPGFMIQGGGFDEGLEQKATKAPIKNEADNGLLNRRGTIAMARTQVVDSATSQFFINLKDNTFLDHRSKLPSAYGYAVFGKVAEGMEVVDAIAAEKTTAAGARFQNLPVKTVKILSIRKVSED
- a CDS encoding endonuclease/exonuclease/phosphatase family protein, giving the protein MTTVRIMTYNIRKAVGTDGRKDPGRIAEVIAEAAPDIVALQDIDRGENGDQLKYLSSRLGMEAFGNLRCSGSAFLSYYPLKGVSAYDLGEGGCCTKADATLSGKRLHLFNVQLTADSVRRRFQVASLLGPDLLGSCHLCCPTLILGDFADFWLGAGNMALNLELQRAKRPWWGSTYPSRLPLFGRDRAYLRGDLRVIDAVVSRTGMARQASSHLPMTYTLHVVDPRQYLHLKKMKRNGMEVAPG
- a CDS encoding NAD(P)H-dependent glycerol-3-phosphate dehydrogenase; protein product: MNIGVIGAGSWGTTLANLLAKKGYAVSLWAYEKDLVERMGETRINDLYLPGCTLSSNMTFSAELGKVSAGKDLLLLVPPSQVMRRVMEEAAEAIDPDTLMVSASKGIENNTLQIMSEVLAEVLPGHIRKLTAYLSGPSFAKEVAAELPTAVTVAAENPAIAKKVQEIFSTDYFRVYTNKDVVGVELGGALKNVMALAAGVSDGLGFGYNTRAALITRGLAEMNRLGAAMGADPATFAGLAGMGDLVLTCTGDLSRNRSVGYALGQGRTLNDILQEMTMVAEGVKTTLSTYQLAKKLQVEAPITEQMYLILYENKNPRQAVIDLMQRELKSEAV
- the nth gene encoding endonuclease III yields the protein MAKKRGQSQALETLAILEEIYPEAHCALYYRNPWELLVATILSAQCTDVRVNQVTRTLFRKFPDMEAFAAADLLDLEDAVRSTGFFRNKAKGIQGSAKVLLETHGGAVPQTLAELVVLPGVGRKTANVVLGNAFNIPAMVVDTHVGRVSRRLGWTTALTPEAVEQDLCALLPSEKWTMTSHILIFHGRSFCKAPTPLCSTCPLLSRCPRHGVTRSR